In Trichocoleus sp. FACHB-46, the genomic stretch CCAAAATCAAGATAACTTCAAAGGCAAGCTTATGAACTTCTCTATTCAATCCGTTTACAACTGGTACCGCGACACCATCCGGAACCCCAAATATCGTTGGTGGATTATTCTCGGCTCGTTGCTGTACTTATTCAGCCCGATTGATATTGCGCCCGATTTTATCCCTGTGATTGGTTGGATCGACGATACCGTCATTCTGACCCTCCTAATTGGTGAAGTCTCCCAGATGTTAACCGCCCGCTTGAAGTCTGCCTCTAAGCCTACTGAGTCAGATGAAGCTTTCGAGTACACCAATAATGCCTCTGCGACTGGTTCTGGTGGTTCCAGCACAGTTGATGTAGATGCTGTTTCTGTTAAATAGTGCTGCATAGTGCCGCTAAATGATGGGGAAGTCGCGATCGCCCCATGCCACCACTAATACTCCTGCATCACTTACAACTGCATAACTTCTATCGCCCCTCCGGATTGGTGCTCGTTAATGACCAGACTAGAGGGGATTTTGCTGTGCTTTTTGGCTTTGGGGCAGACTTATGGCCTTTTTTGAGATAAAGAGATCTAGCTGGATTTCTGCTAACTCAGTTAATCTTCATTAGCCTAGTAGGTACATTGCTGTTGATAGCTGTGGTTTTAGATGACTTTTCCTAGCCGCTGGGTTCAATTGAATCCTTCTCGTAGCCTTCAAGCTCGATTGGGGTTAGCAACAGGTGGCATTGTGCTGCTGCTATCAATCTTGCTGAGCTGGTTGGTAGGGTATACCACGAGTGTGCAGCTACAAAATACTCAGGGGCAATCTCTGGCTGAGTTGGCTTATCAAATGGCCGACAAACTCGATCGCGGCATGTTTGAGCGCTACCGCGAAATCCAAATTTTGGCGGCTCTGCCACCCATTCGAGAGGCAACTTATTCGCAACCAGCTCGGCGATCGCTATTAGAAAAGTTGCAATCCACCTTTTCTGACTACGCCTGGATTGCGCTGATCGATCCTCAGGGCAACGTACTTACAAGTACAGGCGGCATTCTGGAAGGGGTTAGTGTTGCTTCGAGGGATGTGTTTCAGCAGGGACGCAACAAAACTTTTGTTGGCGATGTTCACGATGCCGTCATGCTGGCTAAGCTGCTGCCACATCCGAATGGCGAACCTTTAAGATTTCTCGACTTAGCAGCTCCGGTGCTGAGTGAGCAGGGGCAGTTTCAAGGCGTGATTGCAGCGCATCTTAGTTGGGCCTGGGCGGAGGAAGTGAAGAAGTCCCTGCTGGAGCCGCTGGGACAGCAC encodes the following:
- a CDS encoding YkvA family protein, with amino-acid sequence MNFSIQSVYNWYRDTIRNPKYRWWIILGSLLYLFSPIDIAPDFIPVIGWIDDTVILTLLIGEVSQMLTARLKSASKPTESDEAFEYTNNASATGSGGSSTVDVDAVSVK